CGTGAGGCGGGAAGAAACGCTCGTCATGGCGCGGCTCGGCATATGGATCGAACGTCGCAAGGCGCGGCCCGACGCGCTTCCGGTAAGCTCGCCGTCGCTGAGCGCGAGTCGTCCGTTCACGAGCACGTGGCGCACGCCCTCGGGCGGCGCGTTGGGGTTCTCGAAGGTTGCATGATCGATGATGGTCACGGGGTCGAAAACAACGATATCCGCCGCCATGCCGGGTGCGAGAAGTCCGCGGTCGACGAGCCCGATCGTGGCCGCCGGCAGCCCGGTCATCTTGCGGATCGCGTCCTCCCAGGTGAGGTGCTTCCGCTCCCGGACGTAACGTCCCAGGACCTTCGGGAATGAACCGAAGTAACGGGGGTGGGTCGCGGGCGCGTCCACGGCCCCGCAGTCGCACGCAATGGAGGTTGTGGCGCCCTTCATGATGGCGACGAGATCGGACTCGGCGCCGAAGCGCAGGATGGCTCGGCGGTTGGATACTTCGAGCGCGCGCACGACCGCTTCCCCCGCGGAGACGTCCCCCATCTCCTTCATGAGGTCGACCAGCTCGGTATCGAGGTCGGGCACATAGACGCCTTCGGGCCCACCGAAGCGGGCGTTCATCGCGTCTTCGGACTCGATGACGATCTTCTCGCGGAGCACCGGATCGCGGAAGCGCTCGAGCATCTTCTCCCGGCCGCCGTCCTGGGCCCAGCCGGGAATGATGAGCGCACCGAGACCGCTCTGGCCCGCAAGGTAGGGGTACACATCGGCGGCTGCCAGCTTTCCCGACGCCGTGGCCGCGTCGATGAGGTCGATCAATTCCTGGGCCGTGCCCTGCTCGTGTCCCTGTGCCTTCATGTGGGTGACGATGGGGACCAGGCCCGTGCGGGCACCTAAGGTGAGTGTTTCGGTCACGCCCACGCGCGAGCTGAACTGGGTCTCGGGTGTCAGGCGATCGTGGTTCGTGAAGTTGGTCCGAAAAAGCTCGGCGGCGCTCACGACCGCGGCCACCTCATCGGTCGTCGCGAAGTAAGCGGGCTTGTAATCGAGACCGGCGGAGACACCGAAAGCGCCTTCCTCCAGGCCGGCGACGATGAGTAAGCGCATCCTGTCGAGGTCTTTCTCGGTGGGTCGCCGGTCCGCGGGTCCGACGACCTCGGACCATACACGATTGAATCCGATGTTGACGCCGACGTTCACGGCGAGACCGGCGTTCGCGAGCTCCTCGAGCTGCTCGTCGATGTCGAGCGGGCCGCCGCCGTCGGCGTTGAGGATTTCCGTCGTGACGCCCTGAACGATCATGTTCGACGCCTGCCGGAGACCGCTCGGGG
This region of Vicinamibacteria bacterium genomic DNA includes:
- a CDS encoding amidohydrolase family protein, whose product is TGAPAYEGDVAVHGGTVAAVGDLTGVRAALELDVSGLYITPGFINLHSHATPSGLRQASNMIVQGVTTEILNADGGGPLDIDEQLEELANAGLAVNVGVNIGFNRVWSEVVGPADRRPTEKDLDRMRLLIVAGLEEGAFGVSAGLDYKPAYFATTDEVAAVVSAAELFRTNFTNHDRLTPETQFSSRVGVTETLTLGARTGLVPIVTHMKAQGHEQGTAQELIDLIDAATASGKLAAADVYPYLAGQSGLGALIIPGWAQDGGREKMLERFRDPVLREKIVIESEDAMNARFGGPEGVYVPDLDTELVDLMKEMGDVSAGEAVVRALEVSNRRAILRFGAESDLVAIMKGATTSIACDCGAVDAPATHPRYFGSFPKVLGRYVRERKHLTWEDAIRKMTGLPAATIGLVDRGLLAPGMAADIVVFDPVTIIDHATFENPNAPPEGVRHVLVNGRLALSDGELTGSASGRALRRSIHMPSRAMTSVSSRLTLDTGAFDIDVRSNERGVARGHLTFPHPRTGERVEVDANLGFLQIADGWASFTATAMANGSAEPVVIIVDERNPLGGGGRSINVRVGPDEAKGRTLLGMPLREPNWSPATRARLEEDLAIARAQFEVAPRREDSIIWLGRRLGYLTRWEEAIGVFTRGLQVHPQSYKLYRFRGRHRARYRDLDGAVEDYRRAAELVESELDSFEPDGILNPRHQYLGTYKSNIHYYLGQTGYALGDYETTLRGMERAASEPLGQSADRMVSTAYWRYLAHRKLGQDEEARAVVAEIPEGLELIENFTYYDAVLFFKGVRTEEELLPGADSIVRFAIAMEHDFRGEQDEAETLWQAIVNDEPQGFWPAEAEILFARSGSTRHGGER